The Anopheles coluzzii chromosome 2, AcolN3, whole genome shotgun sequence genome window below encodes:
- the LOC120953202 gene encoding LSM12 homolog A has protein sequence MAGLVQDCFSIGSTVECTTCYNANIEGEVLAFDQQTKMLILKCPSASKSAKLNDVYIVNLAMCSDVQVKKEVCIVPEQPLSLNLERLSTRARNQVEQKRLQISALSAGVSPEGQNLYMAIARTIKQVTWSGPNIVVCKDVTITPPYKVDNVNSSDQRQLSYVKKIVEKHENDQANINQSTSAADIPAN, from the exons ATGGCTGGTCTGGTACAGGACTGCTTCTCCATCGGCAGCACGGTGGAGTGTACGACCTGCTACAATGCCAACATCGAGGGCGAGGTGTTGGCGTTCGACCAGCAAACGAAAATGCTCATACTAA AATGTCCGTCGGCAAGTAAATCAGCAAAACTGAACGACGTCTACATCGTCAATCTGGCAATGTGCAGCGATGTGCAGGTGAAAAAGGAAGTCTGCATAGTTCCGGAGCAGCCACTATCGCTAAACCTCGAGCGC TTGAGCACCCGCGCCAGGAATCAGGTGGAACAGAAACGGCTTCAGATATCCGCGCTTTCCGCCGGTGTCAGTCCCGAGGGTCAGAACCTTTACATGGCTATTGCACGCACGATCAAACAG gtCACCTGGTCCGGTCCAAACATTGTGGTGTGCAAAGACGTAACGATAACACCTCCATACAAAGTAGACAACGTGAACAGTTCCGACCAGCGGCAGCTGAGCTACGTGAAGAAAATC GTGGAAAAGCACGAAAACGATCAAGCCAACATAAATCAAAGCACATCGGCAGCGGACATACCTGCCAACTGA
- the LOC120953203 gene encoding ubiquitin-conjugating enzyme E2 G2, with the protein MAGSALRRLMAEYRQLTLNPPEGIIAGPISEENFFEWEALITGPEGTCFEGGIFTAKLIFPPDYPLSPPKMKFTCEMFHPNIFTDGRVCISILHAPGDDPLGYELSAERWSPVQSVEKILLSVVSMLAEPNDESGANVDAAIMWRENREEFNKIARRIVRKTLGLSS; encoded by the exons ATGGCAGGTTCCGCCTTAAGGCGTCTAATGGCCGAGTACAGGC AACTTACGCTCAACCCTCCGGAAGGTATCATTGCGGGCCCAATCAGTGAGGAGAACTTCTTCGAATGGGAAGCGCTAATTAC CGGCCCGGAAGGAACCTGCTTCGAGGGGGGAATCTTTACAGCCAAACTGATCTTTCCTCCGGACTATCCGCTCAGCCCACCGAAGATGAAGTTTACCTGTGAAATGTTCCATCCCAACA TTTTCACCGACGGACGGGTCTGCATATCGATTCTACACGCACCGGGAGACGATCCGctgg GATACGAACTATCGGCCGAGCGCTGGAGTCCTGTACAGAGTGTGGAAAAGATTTTACTAAGCGTTGTTAGTATGCTGGCCG AGCCAAATGACGAATCCGGCGCAAACGTGGACGCAGCGATAATGTGGCGCGAAAATAGGGAAGAGTTTAACAAAATTGCCAGACGCATCGTACGCAAAACGTTGGGCCTTTCATCGTAA
- the LOC120953196 gene encoding A-kinase anchor protein 1, mitochondrial — MIAGRPLLLLSLPSLAIIVGLVWYRRKFKPDAGDRGGEKSKECESAILSRGVSSTLAEHEPDMRQSSSLPIQQQSGGGGNGAENWDNCSGSGHSSAGSSRSAPIDIVPNKSPSKDDLLGRSHLLEHDNEELSFSPSIDLPGSVVSRYPQNLRKFNQMMEPTKEPVVIRPTKAASLQSGHFRVPDENGNANSATPVSPRSPKKQSPQPKPYAAATESDRLNGNCVPEPDASTIDDVFDPKPESFDERNEQTGSPPLSICSVRSEDSGKGSSPPHSVGPSVTTYEFLVPAFLVAGMLGKQGTFVKQIKQKTGANVIIKRNPDTHNSKICTLEGSQQEIQDALAVIRKKFPQKRFPGLTLQRIEISRVETVIPLSLMNDTCSSLPLVEGINNDVAVSCIINVGHLFVHQPLHPTHLTLNSMQNSLNQSYTQSEAPALPEIVPNAVCVAFVAGSWYRAQVVQNVTESNLVLVKYLDYGGYSMLPPQNLRQIRTDFISVPFQSIECVLSNIQPIDESQNTWSEEATELFRRLTSNAIMQAQVAGYTAEGIPEIYLFSSIAKDNVVFINQEMVARGYARWID; from the exons ATGATTGCCGGTCGTCCACTGTTGCTACTGTCGCTGCCAAGTCTCGCTATAATTGTGGGGCTGGTTTGGTACCGCCGCAAGTTTAAGCCGGACGCAGGCGATCGGGGCggagaaaaaagcaaagaatGTGAAAGTGCGATCTTGTCGCGCGGTGTCAGCAGCACGCTGGCAGAGCATGAGCCGGACATGCGACAGAGCTCGTCGCTGCCGATACAGCAACAGTCGGGCGGCGGTGGTAATGGTGCGGAAAACTGGGATAACTGTTCGGGCTCGGGTCATTCGTCGGCCGGGTCGTCGCGCTCGGCCCCGATAGACATCGTGCCGAACAAGAGCCCGTCCAAGGACGACCTGTTGGGCCGGTCGCACCTGCTCGAGCACGACAACGAGGAGCTGAGCTTCAGCCCGTCGATCGATTTGCCCGGCTCGGTCGTGTCGCGCTACCCGCAGAACCTGCGCAAGTTCAACCAAATGATGGAACCGACCAAGGAGCCGGTCGTGATCCGGCCGACCAAGGCGGCATCGCTGCAGAGCGGCCACTTCCGGGTGCCGGACGAGAACGGGAACGCTAACAGCGCCACGCCGGTCTCGCCCCGCTCGCCCAAGAAACAATCACCCCAGCCAAAGCCATACGCCGCTGCTACGGAGAGCGATCGGTTGAACGGAAACTGCGTGCCGGAGCCGGACGCCTCAACGATCGATGACGTATTTGACCCCAAGCCGGAATCGTTCGATGAGCGGAACGAACAGACGGGCAGCCCGCCGCTCAGCATCTGCAGCGTGCGCTCCGAGGATTCGGGCAAGGGTTCGAGCCCGCCCCACTCGGTCGGCCCGTCCGTCACGACGTACGAGTTCCTGGTGCCCGCGTTCCTGGTGGCCGGCATGCTCGGCAAGCAGGGCACGTTCGTGAAGCAGATCAAGCAGAAAACCGGCGCTAACGTCATCATCAAGCGCAACCcggacacacacaacagcaagATCTGCACGCTCGAAGGCTCGCAGCAGGAAATTCAGGACGCGCTAGCGGTGATTCGCAAGAAGTTCCCGCAGAAACGGTTTCCCGGCCTGACCCTGCAGCGGATTGAGATTAGCCGCGTCGAAACGGTCATACCGCTGTCGCTGATGAATGACACGTGTTCGAGC CTGCCGCTGGTGGAGGGAATCAACAATGACGTCGCCGTTAGCTGCATCATCAATGTGGGCCACCTGTTCGTGCACCAGCCGCTGCACCCCACCCACCTGACCCTGAACAGCATGCAGAACTCACTGAATCAAAGCTACACCCAGAGCGAGGCCCCCGCCCTGCCCGAGATCGTGCCGAATGCGGTTTGCGTTGCGTTCGTCGCGGGCAGCTGGTACCGGGCGCAGGTCGTGCAGAACGTCACGGAAAGCAATTTGGTTTTAGTGAAATACCTGGACTACGGCGGCTACTCGATGCTGCCCCCACAGAACCTTCGTCAAATCAGAACAGATTTCATCTCCGTACCGTTCCAATCGATAGAGTGTGTGCTATCCAACATTCAGCCGATTG ATGAAAGCCAAAACACCTGGTCGGAGGAAGCCACCGAGCTGTTCCGTAGGTTAACAAGCAATGCTATCATGCAAGCACAAGTAGCGGGATATACTGCCGAGGGTATTCCGGAAATTTATCTATTCTCTTCAATAGCAAAAGAT AACGTagttttcattaatcaagaaatGGTTGCACGCGGATACGCCAGATGGATTGACTGA
- the LOC120953201 gene encoding uncharacterized protein LOC120953201: MRFPYTVWTVAIVLCAVLSCSSARKLDSNIASNLIPGSNALGQQKQNAVVDTYEDVSGSETQQDAGSEAVPESTETNEIEDEVASPEVVNEVLEESNVVPQETVSEASVVNMDDSSLINRYCRCTAYECNCCRNIDVPLFPVKGPGCAVIQYLDGDRMSVGIKFADRMILNRVISARRATPVCLPLPGGYNRFCGRVYGISRKANEGFKACLGLELRADDEVEAVLRVSCFKFGPRGLSVMDPEPLPPVDDIDVGGDEEDEDDEDEAEELFGFSLDDDDDDDDDEEDDDDDGGADSSSVQENETDQGDSPDYTGFSFLDRDLMGSIFGVKKFW; encoded by the exons ATGCGGTTTCCCTACACCGTCTGGACGGTTGCGATCGTGCTGTGCGCGGTTCTGAGCTGCTCCTCCGCGCGAAAGCTGGACAGTA ACATTGCTTCCAACCTCATCCCCGGCAGCAATGCGCTGGGCCAGCAGAAGCAAAATGCCGTCGTCGATACGTACGAGGACGTTTCCGGTTCGGAGACGCAACAGGACGCCGGAAGCGAAGCGGTGCCGGAAAGCaccgaaacgaacgaaatcGAGGACGAGGTGGCCAGCCCGGAGGTGGTGAACGAGGTGCTGGAGGAATCGAACGTGGTGCCGCAGGAAACGGTCAGCGAAGCGTCCGTCGTCAACATGGACGACTCGAGCCTGATCAATCGATACTGCCGCTGCACCGCGTACGAGTGCAACTGCTGCCGGAACATTGACGTGCCGCTGTTTCCAGTGAAGGGGCCGGGCTGTGCGGTGATCCAGTATCTGGACGGCGATCGGATGTCGGTCGGCATTAAGTTTGCCGATCGCATGATCCTGAACCGTGTCATCTCAG CGAGGAGAGCGACACCGGTTTGCCTGCCCCTGCCCGGTGGCTACAATCGTTTCTGTGGGCGCGTTTATGGCATTTCCCGCAAGGCGAACGAAGGCTTCAAGGCGTGCCTAGGGTTGGAGCTGCGCGCGGACGACGAGGTGGAGGCGGTGCTGCGAGTGTCCTGCTTTAAGTTTGGCCCACGTGGCCTGTCCGTCATGGATCCGGAACCGCTACCACCGGTGGATGATATCGACGTGGGGGGCGATGAGGAGGAtgaggacgacgaggacgaagCGGAGGAGCTGTTCGGTTTTTCGCTCG atgacgatgatgatgatgacgacgatgaggaggatgatgacgatgacggtgGTGCCGATAGTAGTAGCGTGCAGGAGAACGAAACCGATCAGGGCGATTCGCCCGACTATACCGGCTTCAGCTTTCTCGATCGTGACCTGATGGGCAGCATATTTGGGGTGAAAAAGTTTTGGTAA